Part of the Clostridium sporogenes genome, CTGTAATAAGCACTTTGTGTGATGAGGGAAAGAAAAAAGGCGTAAAAGCTCTAGTATTAACGCCTACAAGAGAATTAGCCCTTCAAATAAAGGATGAGTTAAAGAGATTATCTAAATATAGTAAAACAAAAGTACTTCCTGTTTATGGAGGAGAGTCTATAGAAAGACAAATAAAAGATATTAAAAGTGGAGTAGATATAGTGGTTGGGACTCCAGGAAGAGTATTAGACCACATTAATAGAAGAACTTTAAAACTTGGGGGTATTGATTTCCTAGTTTTAGACGAAGCAGATGAAATGCTTAATATGGGATTTATAGAAGATATAGAAACTATAATGGCAAGTACTCCTGAAGAAAAACAAACTATGCTTTTTTCAGCTACAATGCCAGCACCTATTAAAAAATTAGCTTTAAACTACATGAAAAAAGATGTAGAGCATATAGCTATATTAAAAAAATCTCTAACAGTAGATAAAATAGCACAACATTATTTTGCAGTAAAAAATAAGGATAAACTAGAAGCTATATGTAGAATAATAGATTCAGAAGAACCAGAAAGTGCTATAATATTTTGTAGAACAAAAAGAGGCGTTGATGAATTAGTTGAAGCTATGCAATCAAAGGGATACAATGTAGAAGGTATGCATGGAGACATGAGCCAAAATCAAAGAATAAATACTTTGAAAAAATTTAAAAAAGCTACCTTAAACTTTTTAGTTGCAACAGATGTAGCGGCTAGAGGTATAGACGTAGAAAATATATCTCATGTTATAAATTATGATATACCTCAAGATGCGGAATCCTATGTTCACAGAATAGGAAGAACAGGAAGAGCTGATAAAGAAGGAACAGCCTATTCTTTAGTTACCCCTAGAGAAGTATCTTCTATTAGACAAATAGAAAGAATAATTAAGAGCAAAATCACCAAAAAAGAATTACCTACTTTAGAGGATATATTAGAAAAGAAATACGATAATTTATTAAATGATATAACTTCTAAAATAGAAGAAAACAAATATGAAAAATTTATGCCAATGGTAAAAACTTTAGAACAAAACTTTGATTTATCTGAAGTGTCAGCAGCTTTAATGGAAATGTTATTTAGTAAAGAAATGAGCTTTGACTATACAAATGATAAATTAGAGGCAGAAGTGCCAGTAAGATTATTCTTAAGTGTAGGAAGAAAAGATAGTATAAATGTAAAAAGCTTATTAACATTTATTCAAGATGAAGCTTCTGTAAGAAATCATGAAATTGGGGATATAGACATATTAGATAAATTTACTTTTATGGATGTATCATCAAACACTGCAGAAAAAATAATAAATAAATGCTCAGGTAAAAAATTAAATAGAAGAAAAGTTAATATCGAGATAGCTAAAAGTAAAAAATAGATTGTTTTAATTTTAGTTGTTTAAAGGGGAATTACTAAGGAATTTAGAAGCTAAGAGGTGAATTTTATTTGTTTCTTAGCTTTTGTTATTTTTTGATATAATAAAGTCATATATTGCTAGAAATCCTAATCTACTTTACTAACAAATCTAAACTCATTTTATTGAAATATCCTAAAAATTCCGAATTTACTATAGCTCAAACATGAGGTTTTATTAAAGAATCTTTGAATAAAATAAATTAAGAATTGTTAAGTTTATTCAAATAACATTTTACATAATATATAAGTTTTTTATTTATAATGAAAAATTAAAGTAGAATAATTTAAGTAATAATACTAATACTAAAAAAATAGAGTAATCCTAAATAATAATATAACGAAAATTTAGGAGGTATATGTTTAAATGAATACTAAGTTTAAAAAATCAATTTATTTACTTTTATTTTTAACTTTAATTTTTAGTGGAGTCATTGCATTTAACTATAAAGTTAAGGCTGATGAGAAAGGAGACATAAGTAATAATAAAGAAATTTATCTAACCTTTGATGATGGTCCTAGTGATAAAACCACAGAAGATATACTTGATGTGCTAAAAGAAAATGACGTAAAAGCTACTTTTTTTATAATAGGAAAGTATATTGAAGGAAAAGAGGATATTCTTAAAAGGATAGTTAAAGAAGGGCATAGTTTAGGTTTACACACATATAGTCATAATTATAAAACTATCTATCAAAATAACAAAGTTTTTATAGATGAAATGTTAAAATGTCAAAATGAAATTTATAGGGCTACAGGAGTTAAAACTAATATAATTAGATTCCCTGGTGGAAGTGTAAAAAGATTGGATAAAAAATTTAAAAAGGAATTAGAAGAGGAAGGTTTTAAAATATATGATTGGAATATGGCATTAACAGATGGTATAAATCCTAGATCACCTGTAAGTAAATTTTATAAAGAGGGAACGAAGAGAAAAAAACCATTATCCAAAGTTATATTACTCATGCATTGTGATCATTTAAATAAAAATACCTGTAGAGTTTTACCAGATATAATTAAGTTTTATAAAGATAAAGGTTATGAATTTAAAATTATTGATAAGAATACCCCAGAATTCGTATTTCCTTATAAAAAATAAAAATGATTAGTAATAACTTTAGTTTTATCCATATTTTATTTTTGAAGTTAACATAAATATATACCTAAGGTATTAAAAAATAAATTTATTATAGATTTTAAATAATTGTTTAAAAATACTTTTAGAAATTGATATAATTTCTAAAAGTATTTTTTATCCGATGACTACCCGCTCTAATACTCCATCTTTTTCAAAGTGGGAGTAAAGAGCGGGTGTACGTCCCTGGATAACGATTTCTAAGCTTCAGTGGAAGTAAAAACTCCCTCTGAAGCCAAGAACTCTGTTTATGTATATCTAGCAGGAGTAGAAAATTGGAGGCGAAATTCCACTTTGAGCTTAGTAGTGAAGGATCTATAAGAGTGATGTTAAAAATGGGTTTAGTTCCAAGTGGATGAAATAAGTTGCATTTTAAATGTATGGATACAATTGAGGTGCTGATAATCTTATGAAATAATGATATTGATTAATTTGTAAATACATAAAAGGGGGATATATTTATGGAAAAGAGATATGAATTAAACAAAAATTTAGCTCGAATGCTTAAGGGTGGAGTTATAATGGATGTTGTGAACCCAGAGCAAGCAAAAATTGCAGAAGAAGCTGGGGCTGTAGCTGTTATGGCATTAGAAAGGGTTCCATCAGACATTAGAAAACAGGGGGGAGTAGCTAGAACTTCCGATCCTAAGATGATAAAAGAAATAATAAATGCAGTTTCAATACCGGTTATGGCAAAGGTTAGAATAGGTCATTTTGTAGAAGCTCAAATATTAGAAGCTATAGGAGTAGATTATATAGATGAAAGTGAAGTTTTAACATCAGCAGATGCAGCTTTAATGATGCAGTTAGGGTGTGATGGAATATTTAAATCAGATAATCCAGAAAAAAGAGCAAAAGCTATAGTTAAAGCAACAACTTATTTTAAAGATCCAGAGGTTTTAGCTAAGGTTTCAGAGAATTTAGGAGGAGCAATGTCAGGTTTAGAAATTAGTAAGCTAGAAACAGAATTTGCTGAAAGAGGCTGGTAAAATGATAAGAGTAGGAGTATTAGACTTACAGGGTTCTGTGGTGGAGCATATGAAGATATTAGAAAAGATAGATAATGTAGAGCCTGTTAGAGTGAAATATAAAGAGGATTTAGATAATATTCAAGGAATAATATTACCAGGGGGAGAAAGTACAACATTAGGTAAACTTTTAAAAGATTTTCATATATATGATACACTAAAAGAAAAGATAGAAAATGGCTTGCCAGTTTGGGGAACCTGTACAGGTATGATATTATTAGCAAAAGATATACAAGGACAAGAAGAGTCATATTTTAAAGTTATTGATATAAAAGTGAAGAGAAATGCCTATGGTAGTCAATTAAATAGTTTTTCTATAGAAGAAATGTTAGAAGATATAGATAAAGAACCTATAGAATTGGTGTTTATAAGAGCACCTTATATAACAACCGTTGGTTCTAATGTAACTATATTAAAAAGGGTAAGAAAAAATATAGTTGCGGCAAAAGAGAAAAATGTTTTAGTAACATCTTTTCATCCAGAACTTACAGAGGATACAAGATTTCATAAATATTTTATAGATAAATTTATAAAAAATAAATAAAGTATTTTTTATATTTATTAGTATGTATTTTAAATAAATATAATTATATAAAATAAACTTATCTAAATATAAAAAACTCTTTTTAAGTGTGTATATTAAATATGCAACTTAAAAAGAGTTTCTTACTTGGAAAATTCCATAACAATTTCAATAAAATTATTATAAAATGCATAATTGATTATAAATAATTGAAAAAAATTACCAAAAGATGTATAATATAAATATGATTTGGAATTTTATTCAAATGGAGGGTGTGCATTATGCTAGACAGGGGATTTATACAAAATGGATACGTTTATAATGAATACGGAGATAGAATGTATTTTATAGAAGATATTTATATTTATAATTTAAATAATATGCTTTGCGAATTTTATATTAAAGATAATTTAATTTGTGAAATGGAAGGTTCAGGGAAATACTGGTTAAATAATAACTCTATATATTTTTTAGGTAAACAAGCTATATAATAAAAGAACATGTTAAAATAAAAATATTAAAGAATTTCTAATTTTAGATATAATAGATTGCTTTACATTAAGTTTACTAGAATTTATAAAGTATAAAAACACTATGAAAATTTATTATTTAAATAAATTTTCATAGTGTTTTTTAGTAGAAATTTATTTAAATAAATAGGTATTTTATGAATAATATAATTAAATTTGGTGATTCTGCACATAATATATGATAAGTATATATAAATCATATAAGAAAGGATAAAAAATGAGAGATAAATTAGATGATAAAATAAAGCCTATTTTAGATAAACTTAATGCTCCAGATAAATTTAATGTAAAAAAAATAAACTTAGGTAAAGGAAACAATATAAAAGTAGCATTAGTTTATGATAAAGATTTAATAGATAGAAATATAATAAGTGATTACATATTAAAACCGTTAATGCTTCATATAGAGGAAAGCTTTACAGGTAAAGAAAATATTACAGAAATTTTAATGGAAAAGTATATATGTGTAGATGATACTATTTTAAAAACAGATAATGAAGAAATAACAGATCTTATAAAGAAGGGATCTACAGCAGTCTTTGTTCCTAATAGTGAAAATACTATAATTATTAACACTGTTAAAAAAGATTATAAACCTATACTTCCACCAGAAATAGAAACTTCTATAAGAGGGCCTAAGGAGGCCTTTACAGAAAGTATAGAAAGTAATTTATCTGTAATTAATAGAAGAATAAAAGACAAAAATTTAAGAATTGAAAGGTTTATAGTTGGAGAAAGATCACAAACAGAAGTAGCAATTATATATATAGAGGATATAGCAGATGAGAAATTAGTAAATAAGATAAGGGAAAGAGTAAATTTAATAAAAGTAGATCATATAAAAAACGCAGGGTATATAGAGGAGTATATAGAAAATAATTCCTATACTGTATTTCCCCAGTCTTTTACTACAGAAAGACCAGATGTAATGGCAGTTAATATCATGGAGGGGAAAATAGGCATATTAATGGAAGGATCTCAGCAAGGGATAACTTTACCAGCTATTTTTATAGAATTTTTTCAAACTGTAGAAGATTATAACCAAAAATTCATGTTATCCACAGTTATAAGATTTTTTAGAGTAATAGCTGTAGTTTTAGTATTAAGTTTAACCTCTATATATTTAACTCTTGTAAAATTCAATGTGGAATTACTGCCAGATAAATTATTGCAACCTATTGTTCAATCTAGGGTTGGGATTGCTTTCAGTCCAGTAATGGAGATAGTTTCAATGGAACTTATAGTAGAATTTTTAAGAGAAGGAGGATTAAGATTACCTTCAAAGATAGGGCAAACTTTAAGCGTAGTTGGTGGTATTATAATTGGAGATGCGGCTATAAAATCTCATTTTGTAAGTTCTACCACCCTTTTAATGGTAGGTATTTCTACGGTGGCTACCTTTCTTATTCCAAATTTTGAAATGTCGTTGGCCATTAGGATATTAAAATTTCCTATATTATTTCTTACTAATGCTTTAGGGATAATAGGAGTTTCCATAGGCTGGTTTTTTATATTGGTTGAATTATGTTCTTTAGATAGTATGGGAGTTCCATATCTTCAGTTTAAGAAATCTGATATGAAGGATACATTTATGAGAGCACCTTTATGGAAAATGAATAAAAGACCAAAGGCTATACCAAATAAAAATCCTGTACGTCAAAAGGATTTTAGAAAAAAATTTAGGGGGAACCATAATGGGAAATAATAGAAATGATGTGTTAAGCACAAGCCAAACCACGCTTATGATAGCGGGATCTATGATAGGAATAGGCATATTATCACTTCCGGCTAATTTAACTAAGGTAGCTCACAATGATGGTTGGATTGGAGTAATTATAGGAAGCTTATATCCCTTTTATATGGTGCTTTGTGCCCTTATAATATTTAAAGATAATTCTTACCAAAATACTAATATAGTAGAAATAAGTAAAATATATTTTGGAAAGTTTTTTGGAAACTTGTTAGGACTTATATTCACTACTCAATTTTTAGCTTATATAATCATTACCGCTGGTAATATAAGCAATATGTTAAGAGTTTATTTAGTTTTATTTTTAGAGCAATATAAATTAGCAATTCCAATACTATTAATTTCAGTATACACTGCTTCTAAGGGAATAAGAGCCTTAGGAAGAATAAATGAGGTTATTTTTTATGCATCCATTCCACTAATATTATTAACTGTATTGGCATTAAAACAAGGAAATATATTAAATATTAAACCTATATTGGGGACTCCTATTTCCACTATTTTAAAAGCTAGTATAGAACCTATATATTCTTTTGTAGGCATAGAGATTATTTTTTTAATAGTTCCCTTAATGAAGGATAAAACTAAGATAAAAAGCTCATTTTTAGAAGCCACTGCAATTATAGTTTTTTTGTATATATGGTTAAGTTTTGTGTCTATATATTATTTAGGAGCAGATGTAGCAAAAAATTTATATTGGCCTACGTTATCTATTGCAGAAACAATTTCTATACCAGGCATAAGTAATTTTAAATTTGTATTTATGTTTTTATGGAGCAGTATAATTTTTAAAACTATAGCTAATCAGAATTATTTTTTTTATTATTCACTTTCTAGTATATTTAAAAAAATAAATTCCACTATTTTGTATATGATAGTATTTTTGTTTGCTACTATAATTGTTAGTAGGTTAGATAGTTTTATATTCCTTAAAAAAATTAATGAAGGTGTTAGTATATTTTATTTAGTATTCAATTTAATTTTTATAACTATGATAACTATTATAAAAATTATAAAGAATGGAGGAAAAAATGAAACAACTAGTACAAAAACTAATGAAAAGTTTAGAGAAGAATAGAATTAATATAATAATTATTATAATAATTACTTTAAATATATATTTTTATAATCCCAATATAAAATATGCAGAGGAATTAGATATACCCGCTGGAATAGGTTATGATTTTCAAACCAAAATAGATGATATAAGATATTATAAAATACCTATAAGTACATATATTTTTAATCCAAATGGTACTACTACAAGTACTGTACACGAAGGAAAAGGGGAAACTCTTTTAAAAACTCGCCAATATAGACAAAGAAAATCTAATAGAAAATTCTTATTGGGTAATGAAAAAGTTTATTTAATTAGCGAAAAATCCGCTTATGATGGAATAAATGAAATTACTAATCTTCTGTTTTTTAATCCTTTAGCTAATTCTCAGGCAGTTTCATTAGTTTGTGCTGGAAACCCAAAAGATATGTTAAATTATAAAATACAGGGATATCCTAATTCTGCAGATTACATATATGGATTGATTCAAAATTCACCACAATATAATTTTTTCCCTGTGAAAGCCTATACTACAAATGCAAATTATTACCAGTTAAAAACAGAGGGAAAAAATTTAGTACTTCCTTATATAGAAGCAACAAAGGATGGGATAGAAATTACAGGAATGGCACTTTTTAAGGGAGATAAAATGGAAAGAAAAATAGATGTAAATGAAATGCAAGTGCTAAATAGGCTAAGAGAAGACAAAACTAAAGGAATTATTAGTATTGAAAAAAATTATAAAAACTTTGCAGAAATGGACTGTTATATAAAAAGAAAGGTAGAATGTTATAAAGAAAAGGGGAAATATAGATTTGTAATAAAACTAGATATAAAAGGAGATATGATTAACTGTAAGTCTTGTAAAGATGAATTGTGCAATCAAGAAGGAAAAGATGGTGTAGTAAAAAAGTTTGAAGAAAAAATATATAAAGAGTCTTATAAATTTATTAATAAAATGCAAAATGAATACAAGGTAGATGCTTTAAACCTAGGTAGTGTGGCAGCGGCTAAATATGGTAGAAACACTGGAGTGAATTGGGATGAGGTGGTAAGTAATTCAGAAATAGAATTAGACATA contains:
- a CDS encoding DEAD/DEAH box helicase, with the translated sequence MENKNFENLNLNEDVLKAIQHMGFETPSAIQEKSIPVVLEGADVIAQAQTGTGKTLAFGAPVISTLCDEGKKKGVKALVLTPTRELALQIKDELKRLSKYSKTKVLPVYGGESIERQIKDIKSGVDIVVGTPGRVLDHINRRTLKLGGIDFLVLDEADEMLNMGFIEDIETIMASTPEEKQTMLFSATMPAPIKKLALNYMKKDVEHIAILKKSLTVDKIAQHYFAVKNKDKLEAICRIIDSEEPESAIIFCRTKRGVDELVEAMQSKGYNVEGMHGDMSQNQRINTLKKFKKATLNFLVATDVAARGIDVENISHVINYDIPQDAESYVHRIGRTGRADKEGTAYSLVTPREVSSIRQIERIIKSKITKKELPTLEDILEKKYDNLLNDITSKIEENKYEKFMPMVKTLEQNFDLSEVSAALMEMLFSKEMSFDYTNDKLEAEVPVRLFLSVGRKDSINVKSLLTFIQDEASVRNHEIGDIDILDKFTFMDVSSNTAEKIINKCSGKKLNRRKVNIEIAKSKK
- a CDS encoding endospore germination permease; translated protein: MGNNRNDVLSTSQTTLMIAGSMIGIGILSLPANLTKVAHNDGWIGVIIGSLYPFYMVLCALIIFKDNSYQNTNIVEISKIYFGKFFGNLLGLIFTTQFLAYIIITAGNISNMLRVYLVLFLEQYKLAIPILLISVYTASKGIRALGRINEVIFYASIPLILLTVLALKQGNILNIKPILGTPISTILKASIEPIYSFVGIEIIFLIVPLMKDKTKIKSSFLEATAIIVFLYIWLSFVSIYYLGADVAKNLYWPTLSIAETISIPGISNFKFVFMFLWSSIIFKTIANQNYFFYYSLSSIFKKINSTILYMIVFLFATIIVSRLDSFIFLKKINEGVSIFYLVFNLIFITMITIIKIIKNGGKNETTSTKTNEKFREE
- a CDS encoding polysaccharide deacetylase family protein; translated protein: MNTKFKKSIYLLLFLTLIFSGVIAFNYKVKADEKGDISNNKEIYLTFDDGPSDKTTEDILDVLKENDVKATFFIIGKYIEGKEDILKRIVKEGHSLGLHTYSHNYKTIYQNNKVFIDEMLKCQNEIYRATGVKTNIIRFPGGSVKRLDKKFKKELEEEGFKIYDWNMALTDGINPRSPVSKFYKEGTKRKKPLSKVILLMHCDHLNKNTCRVLPDIIKFYKDKGYEFKIIDKNTPEFVFPYKK
- the pdxT gene encoding pyridoxal 5'-phosphate synthase glutaminase subunit PdxT, with product MRVGVLDLQGSVVEHMKILEKIDNVEPVRVKYKEDLDNIQGIILPGGESTTLGKLLKDFHIYDTLKEKIENGLPVWGTCTGMILLAKDIQGQEESYFKVIDIKVKRNAYGSQLNSFSIEEMLEDIDKEPIELVFIRAPYITTVGSNVTILKRVRKNIVAAKEKNVLVTSFHPELTEDTRFHKYFIDKFIKNK
- a CDS encoding Ger(x)C family spore germination C-terminal domain-containing protein: MKQLVQKLMKSLEKNRINIIIIIIITLNIYFYNPNIKYAEELDIPAGIGYDFQTKIDDIRYYKIPISTYIFNPNGTTTSTVHEGKGETLLKTRQYRQRKSNRKFLLGNEKVYLISEKSAYDGINEITNLLFFNPLANSQAVSLVCAGNPKDMLNYKIQGYPNSADYIYGLIQNSPQYNFFPVKAYTTNANYYQLKTEGKNLVLPYIEATKDGIEITGMALFKGDKMERKIDVNEMQVLNRLREDKTKGIISIEKNYKNFAEMDCYIKRKVECYKEKGKYRFVIKLDIKGDMINCKSCKDELCNQEGKDGVVKKFEEKIYKESYKFINKMQNEYKVDALNLGSVAAAKYGRNTGVNWDEVVSNSEIELDINMRLIRGARGTF
- a CDS encoding spore germination protein; its protein translation is MRDKLDDKIKPILDKLNAPDKFNVKKINLGKGNNIKVALVYDKDLIDRNIISDYILKPLMLHIEESFTGKENITEILMEKYICVDDTILKTDNEEITDLIKKGSTAVFVPNSENTIIINTVKKDYKPILPPEIETSIRGPKEAFTESIESNLSVINRRIKDKNLRIERFIVGERSQTEVAIIYIEDIADEKLVNKIRERVNLIKVDHIKNAGYIEEYIENNSYTVFPQSFTTERPDVMAVNIMEGKIGILMEGSQQGITLPAIFIEFFQTVEDYNQKFMLSTVIRFFRVIAVVLVLSLTSIYLTLVKFNVELLPDKLLQPIVQSRVGIAFSPVMEIVSMELIVEFLREGGLRLPSKIGQTLSVVGGIIIGDAAIKSHFVSSTTLLMVGISTVATFLIPNFEMSLAIRILKFPILFLTNALGIIGVSIGWFFILVELCSLDSMGVPYLQFKKSDMKDTFMRAPLWKMNKRPKAIPNKNPVRQKDFRKKFRGNHNGK